The following are from one region of the Noviherbaspirillum sedimenti genome:
- the hisH gene encoding imidazole glycerol phosphate synthase subunit HisH, which produces MNKIVVVDYGMGNLRSVAQALRHAAPEADVRISGDVADIRSADRLVLPGQGAMPDCMRNLRESGVQEAVLEAARSKPLFGVCVGEQMLFDWSEEGDTPGLGLLPGKVVRFRLEGQSQPDGSRYKVPQMGWNRVRQSLSHPLWQGIADDSYFYFVHSYYAVPDDPAHIAGQTEYGNLFTCAIARDNIFATQFHPEKSAAAGLRLYKNFVDWKP; this is translated from the coding sequence ATGAACAAAATTGTAGTGGTGGATTACGGCATGGGCAACTTGCGCTCGGTAGCGCAGGCCTTGCGTCATGCTGCGCCCGAGGCCGATGTGCGGATCTCGGGTGATGTGGCTGACATTCGCAGTGCCGACCGGCTGGTTTTGCCGGGGCAGGGAGCGATGCCCGATTGCATGCGCAACCTGCGCGAATCTGGCGTGCAGGAAGCCGTGCTGGAGGCAGCGCGCAGCAAGCCCCTGTTTGGCGTATGCGTTGGCGAGCAAATGCTGTTCGACTGGAGCGAGGAGGGCGATACGCCCGGGCTCGGCCTGTTGCCAGGCAAGGTCGTGCGTTTCCGCCTGGAGGGCCAGTCGCAGCCCGATGGTTCGCGCTACAAGGTGCCGCAAATGGGCTGGAACCGGGTCAGGCAGTCTCTGTCACACCCGTTATGGCAAGGTATCGCCGACGACAGTTATTTCTATTTCGTGCACAGTTACTACGCCGTGCCGGATGATCCGGCGCATATCGCTGGACAGACGGAATATGGCAATCTGTTCACCTGTGCGATTGCCCGGGATAATATTTTCGCAACGCAATTTCATCCGGAAAAAAGCGCAGCCGCAGGTTTGCGCCTGTACAAGAATTTCGTTGACTGGAAACCGTAA
- the hisF gene encoding imidazole glycerol phosphate synthase subunit HisF, whose protein sequence is MALAKRIIPCLDVTAGRVVKGINFLELRDAGDPVEIARRYDDQGADEITFLDITATSDERDLILHIIEAVASQVFIPLTVGGGVRAVEDVRRLLNAGADKVSMNSAAVANPQLVYESAQKYGSQCIVVAIDAKQSGDGRWEVFTHGGRKGTGLDVVEWAQKMEQLGVGELLLTSMDRDGTKSGFDLALTRAVSDAVNVPVIASGGVGGLQDLADGIRLGHADAVLAASIFHYGQHTVGEAKRFMAEQGIPVRLA, encoded by the coding sequence ATGGCGCTGGCTAAACGCATCATTCCCTGCCTGGATGTCACGGCGGGCCGTGTCGTCAAGGGCATCAATTTCCTCGAGCTGCGCGATGCCGGCGATCCTGTCGAGATCGCCCGTCGCTACGACGACCAGGGCGCAGACGAAATCACTTTCCTCGACATCACCGCAACTTCCGACGAGCGCGACCTGATCCTGCACATCATCGAAGCGGTTGCTTCCCAGGTATTCATTCCGCTGACGGTCGGCGGCGGCGTGCGCGCGGTCGAGGACGTGCGGCGCCTGTTGAACGCCGGCGCCGACAAGGTCAGCATGAACAGCGCTGCGGTAGCCAACCCGCAGCTGGTCTACGAGTCCGCGCAAAAATATGGCTCGCAATGCATCGTCGTGGCGATCGACGCCAAGCAGAGCGGCGACGGCCGCTGGGAAGTCTTCACCCATGGCGGACGCAAGGGCACCGGCCTGGATGTGGTCGAATGGGCGCAAAAAATGGAACAGCTGGGCGTGGGCGAACTGCTGTTGACCAGCATGGACCGCGACGGCACCAAGAGCGGCTTCGACTTGGCCCTGACGCGCGCGGTGTCCGACGCCGTCAATGTGCCGGTGATCGCCTCCGGCGGCGTCGGCGGCCTGCAGGACCTGGCCGACGGCATCAGGCTGGGGCACGCCGATGCGGTGCTGGCTGCCAGCATTTTCCATTACGGCCAGCATACGGTCGGCGAAGCCAAGCGCTTCATGGCAGAACAAGGCATACCGGTGAGGCTGGCATGA
- a CDS encoding histidine triad nucleotide-binding protein has product MDNCIFCKIAAKQIPSKTIYEDDDVIAFHDINPAAPVHFLIIPKYHVATLAECNESHAALLGKMMLLAPKLAREAGCGYTPAAEGPGQGGFRTQFHIGPDGGQEVYHLHLHVLGGPRPWRGLR; this is encoded by the coding sequence TTGGATAACTGTATTTTCTGCAAGATTGCAGCCAAACAAATCCCGTCGAAAACGATTTACGAAGACGACGACGTCATTGCGTTTCATGACATTAATCCTGCCGCGCCGGTCCATTTTTTAATCATCCCGAAATATCACGTTGCTACACTGGCTGAGTGCAATGAAAGCCATGCCGCATTGTTGGGTAAAATGATGTTGCTGGCGCCGAAGCTGGCGCGGGAAGCGGGATGCGGTTACACGCCGGCGGCCGAAGGTCCCGGCCAGGGCGGTTTTCGTACCCAGTTCCACATCGGCCCGGATGGCGGACAGGAGGTGTACCATCTGCATTTGCATGTACTGGGTGGCCCGCGTCCATGGCGCGGCTTGCGCTAA
- a CDS encoding DNA-methyltransferase, with translation MARIDDASVDLILADPPYGLGKDYGNDSDKLDTEAYLAWMQAWIDIALPKLKATGSLYIFLTWRYSPEVFVMLKQRLTMVNEIIWDRRVPSMGGSTRRFSSVHDTIGFFARSRDYYFDVDAVRIPYDEQTKKARTRSIFVGAKWLEMGYNPKDVWSVSRLHREHRERADHPTQKPLEIIERMIKASCPPGGVVLDPFMGSGTTAVAAKRCGRNFVGFELNPDYCDLIQRRLDDLPAEPAATEQVQ, from the coding sequence ATGGCGCGCATCGACGATGCTTCCGTGGACCTGATCCTTGCCGACCCGCCATATGGTTTGGGCAAGGATTACGGCAACGATTCCGACAAGCTTGATACCGAAGCGTATCTGGCCTGGATGCAGGCATGGATCGATATCGCCCTGCCCAAGTTGAAAGCCACCGGCAGCCTGTATATCTTCCTGACCTGGCGTTATTCGCCGGAAGTGTTCGTGATGCTCAAGCAGCGCCTGACCATGGTCAATGAAATCATCTGGGACCGGCGCGTACCGTCGATGGGCGGCAGCACCCGGCGCTTTTCATCGGTGCACGACACCATCGGCTTTTTCGCCAGGTCGCGGGATTATTATTTCGACGTCGACGCCGTGCGCATCCCCTACGACGAGCAAACCAAGAAAGCCCGTACGCGCTCGATTTTCGTCGGCGCCAAGTGGCTGGAGATGGGTTACAACCCCAAGGATGTCTGGAGCGTGTCGCGCCTGCACCGCGAGCACCGCGAGCGCGCCGATCATCCTACCCAGAAGCCGCTGGAGATCATCGAGCGCATGATCAAGGCATCCTGTCCGCCGGGCGGCGTGGTGCTGGATCCCTTCATGGGCAGCGGCACCACGGCGGTGGCGGCGAAGCGCTGCGGGCGCAACTTCGTCGGCTTCGAATTGAATCCCGATTACTGCGACTTGATCCAGCGCAGGCTGGACGACTTGCCGGCAGAGCCGGCAGCGACGGAGCAGGTACAGTGA
- the hisD gene encoding histidinol dehydrogenase — translation MTIQIRTLDSAQADFRQQLAHVLAFEAAEDEAIDRAAATILAAVKTRGDAAVLEYTNKFDRLQAGSVAALEIPRAQLLAALEALPASRRGALQTAADRVRAYHERQKIECGSAGFSYTEADGTVLGQKVTPLDRVGIYVPGGKAAYPSSVLMNAIPAKVAGVADVIMVVPTPDGIKNPLVLAAAAIAGVDRVFTIGGAQAVGALAYGTDTIPAVDKIVGPGNAYVAAAKRRVFGVVGIDMIAGPSEILVLCDGSTDPDWIAMDLFSQAEHDELAQSILLCPDAAYIDRVQASIDKLIGDMPRQEVIRTSLTNRGALVKVRDMAEACEIANFIAAEHLEISAAEPQRWADLIRHAGAMFLGRYSSEALGDYCAGPNHVLPTSRTARFSSPLGVYDFQKRSSMIHVSEAGAQTLGKVAAELAYGEGLQAHARSAEYRLK, via the coding sequence ATGACTATCCAGATCCGCACCCTCGATTCCGCCCAGGCCGATTTCAGGCAGCAGCTGGCCCATGTGCTCGCCTTCGAAGCTGCCGAGGATGAGGCGATCGACCGCGCCGCTGCGACGATTCTCGCCGCAGTCAAGACGCGCGGCGATGCCGCCGTTCTCGAGTACACCAACAAATTCGACCGCTTGCAGGCGGGCAGCGTTGCTGCCCTTGAAATCCCGCGTGCGCAATTGCTGGCGGCGCTGGAAGCTTTGCCGGCATCGCGCCGCGGCGCCCTGCAAACCGCCGCCGACCGCGTGCGCGCCTATCACGAGCGGCAAAAGATCGAATGCGGCTCGGCCGGTTTCAGCTATACCGAAGCCGACGGCACCGTGCTGGGGCAGAAAGTCACGCCGCTGGACCGCGTCGGCATCTACGTCCCGGGCGGCAAGGCCGCCTATCCCTCTTCTGTGTTGATGAATGCCATTCCCGCCAAGGTGGCCGGCGTCGCCGATGTCATCATGGTGGTGCCGACCCCGGATGGCATCAAGAACCCGCTGGTGCTGGCCGCCGCCGCAATCGCCGGCGTCGACCGGGTCTTCACCATCGGCGGCGCACAAGCTGTCGGCGCGCTGGCCTACGGCACCGACACCATCCCCGCCGTGGACAAGATCGTCGGCCCCGGCAACGCCTATGTGGCGGCAGCCAAGCGGCGTGTGTTCGGCGTGGTCGGCATCGACATGATCGCCGGGCCGTCGGAGATTCTGGTGTTGTGCGACGGCAGCACCGACCCCGACTGGATCGCCATGGACCTGTTTTCGCAGGCCGAGCATGACGAACTGGCGCAATCCATCCTGCTGTGCCCTGACGCCGCCTATATTGATCGAGTGCAGGCCAGCATCGACAAGCTGATCGGCGACATGCCGCGCCAGGAAGTCATCCGTACTTCGCTGACCAACCGCGGCGCCCTGGTCAAGGTGCGCGACATGGCAGAAGCCTGCGAGATCGCCAATTTCATCGCCGCCGAACACCTGGAAATCTCGGCTGCCGAACCGCAGCGCTGGGCCGACCTGATCCGCCATGCCGGCGCGATGTTTCTCGGCCGTTATTCTTCCGAAGCGCTGGGCGACTATTGCGCCGGCCCGAACCACGTGCTGCCGACATCGCGCACCGCGCGGTTTTCCTCGCCGCTGGGCGTGTACGACTTCCAGAAGCGTTCCAGCATGATCCACGTCAGCGAAGCCGGCGCGCAAACGCTGGGCAAGGTGGCGGCCGAGCTGGCGTACGGCGAAGGCCTGCAGGCGCATGCGCGCTCGGCCGAGTACCGCCTGAAATGA
- the tatC gene encoding twin-arginine translocase subunit TatC, with product MTDDPDFAAAKDSFISHLFELRNRIMKASAGILIVFGILMLMPGPGAIYDFLAQPMIAALPPGSKLIATGVITPFLVPMKITLLAAFMVALPWVLYQAWAFVAPGLYAHEKRLVAPLVISTSVLFLFGVAFCYFLVFGQVFKFIYTFAPQSISFAPDIENYLDFVMTMCLAFGLTFEVPVVVIVLVRMGLVSVEKLKSIRPYVIVGAFVIAAIVTPPDVMSQLFLAIPLCLLFELGLLVAPLFVRMTQKPEETA from the coding sequence ATGACTGACGATCCAGATTTCGCCGCCGCCAAAGATTCGTTCATCTCGCACCTGTTCGAGTTGCGCAATCGCATCATGAAAGCCTCTGCCGGCATCCTGATCGTCTTCGGCATCCTGATGCTCATGCCCGGGCCGGGGGCGATTTATGATTTCCTTGCACAACCCATGATTGCGGCCTTGCCGCCTGGTTCGAAACTGATCGCCACCGGCGTCATCACGCCTTTCCTGGTGCCGATGAAAATCACCCTGCTGGCCGCCTTCATGGTGGCGCTGCCGTGGGTGCTGTACCAGGCCTGGGCGTTCGTCGCTCCGGGATTGTATGCGCATGAAAAGCGGCTGGTGGCGCCGCTGGTGATTTCCACTTCCGTGCTGTTTCTGTTCGGCGTGGCGTTCTGCTATTTCCTGGTGTTTGGCCAAGTTTTTAAGTTCATTTATACCTTCGCGCCGCAGTCAATTTCCTTCGCCCCGGATATTGAAAACTATCTCGATTTCGTCATGACCATGTGCCTGGCCTTCGGTCTCACTTTCGAAGTGCCGGTGGTGGTGATCGTGCTGGTGCGCATGGGCCTGGTGTCGGTCGAAAAGCTCAAGAGCATTCGCCCCTATGTGATCGTCGGCGCCTTCGTGATCGCAGCGATCGTCACGCCCCCCGACGTGATGAGTCAGTTGTTCCTGGCGATTCCCCTGTGCCTGCTGTTTGAACTGGGCTTGCTGGTGGCGCCGCTGTTCGTGCGGATGACGCAAAAGCCGGAAGAAACGGCCTGA
- the hisA gene encoding 1-(5-phosphoribosyl)-5-[(5-phosphoribosylamino)methylideneamino]imidazole-4-carboxamide isomerase produces MLLIPAIDLKDGHCVRLKQGDMDQATVFSDDPAQMARHWLQQGARRLHLVDLNGAFAGTPKNAAAVKSIIRAVQDFATENDIEEIPIQLGGGIRDLDTIERYLDGGLSYVIIGTAAVKSPGFLHDACSAFPGQIIVGLDAKDGKVATDGWSKLTGHEVIDLAKKFEDYGVESIIYTDIGRDGMMGGVNIEATVKLAQSMTIPVIASGGVHSIKDVEALCAVEFEGIEGVICGRSIYEGTLDLRSAQERADELSDAE; encoded by the coding sequence ATGCTGCTCATACCCGCTATCGATCTCAAGGACGGTCACTGCGTTCGCCTGAAACAAGGCGACATGGACCAGGCCACCGTGTTTTCCGATGACCCCGCCCAGATGGCGCGGCATTGGCTACAGCAGGGCGCGCGTCGCCTGCATCTGGTGGACCTGAATGGCGCCTTTGCCGGCACGCCGAAGAATGCCGCTGCGGTGAAATCCATCATCCGCGCGGTGCAGGATTTCGCCACTGAAAACGATATCGAGGAAATCCCCATTCAGCTGGGTGGCGGCATCCGCGACCTCGACACCATCGAACGCTACCTCGATGGCGGCCTGTCCTACGTCATCATCGGCACCGCCGCCGTGAAAAGCCCCGGCTTCCTGCACGATGCCTGCAGCGCCTTCCCCGGCCAGATCATCGTCGGCCTGGACGCCAAGGATGGCAAGGTGGCCACCGACGGCTGGAGCAAGCTGACCGGCCATGAAGTCATCGACCTGGCAAAGAAGTTCGAGGATTATGGCGTTGAGTCCATCATCTATACGGACATCGGCCGCGACGGCATGATGGGTGGCGTCAACATCGAAGCCACCGTCAAGCTGGCGCAAAGCATGACGATCCCGGTCATCGCTTCCGGCGGCGTGCACAGCATCAAGGATGTCGAAGCCCTGTGTGCGGTAGAGTTCGAAGGCATCGAGGGCGTGATCTGCGGCCGCTCGATTTACGAAGGTACGCTCGACCTGCGCAGCGCCCAGGAGCGCGCCGACGAACTGAGCGACGCGGAATAA
- a CDS encoding DUF2461 domain-containing protein, with the protein MHVRELSQFLAELAENNNRAWFVMNKPRYDILRAEFLELVTQLITDIAKFDPAVVACNPKKALFRINHDLRFARDKSPYKTHFAAAITASGLKRPSQGGGPAYYFHIDADGMLLVSGGEYLPPPARLRAIRQQIIDDAAGFGKLLKNRKLTQGFGGLQEEGKLARPPKGFDADSPHIEAIKLKSFIVWKETSIRKNIPADLQKELLSGFRDAYPLVAWLRQVPQA; encoded by the coding sequence ATGCACGTACGCGAGCTGTCGCAGTTTCTGGCCGAACTGGCGGAAAACAACAACCGCGCCTGGTTCGTGATGAACAAGCCGCGCTACGATATCCTGCGCGCCGAATTCCTCGAACTGGTGACGCAACTGATCACCGACATTGCCAAATTCGATCCGGCGGTCGTCGCCTGCAATCCGAAAAAGGCCTTATTCCGGATCAACCACGACCTGCGCTTTGCACGCGACAAGAGCCCCTACAAGACCCACTTTGCCGCGGCGATCACCGCCAGCGGTTTGAAAAGGCCAAGCCAGGGTGGCGGGCCGGCATATTATTTTCATATCGATGCCGACGGCATGCTGCTGGTATCGGGTGGCGAATATCTGCCGCCGCCGGCTCGCTTGCGCGCAATTCGCCAGCAAATAATCGACGATGCCGCCGGCTTCGGCAAGCTGCTGAAGAACCGAAAACTCACGCAAGGCTTTGGCGGCTTGCAGGAAGAAGGCAAGCTGGCGCGCCCGCCCAAGGGCTTCGATGCCGATAGCCCGCACATCGAAGCGATCAAGCTGAAAAGTTTTATCGTGTGGAAGGAAACCAGCATCCGGAAGAATATCCCGGCGGATTTACAGAAAGAATTGCTGTCCGGGTTTCGTGATGCCTATCCGCTGGTGGCCTGGCTGCGGCAAGTGCCACAGGCCTGA
- the hisB gene encoding imidazoleglycerol-phosphate dehydratase HisB: MSKQRSAEVTRDTNETQIRVAINLDGSGQQKLNTGVPFLDHMLDQIARHGLIDLDIEARGDLHIDAHHTVEDVGITLGQAVAKAIGDKKGIRRYGHAYVPLDEALSRVVVDFSGRPGLEYHLPFTRSMIGAFDVDLTREFFQGFVNHALVTLHIDNLRGDNAHHQCETVFKAFGRALRMAAELDARAAGTIPSTKGSL; this comes from the coding sequence ATGTCCAAGCAACGCAGCGCGGAAGTGACGCGCGACACCAACGAGACGCAAATCCGCGTCGCCATCAACCTCGACGGCAGCGGACAGCAAAAGCTGAATACCGGCGTGCCCTTCCTCGACCACATGCTCGACCAGATCGCCCGTCACGGCCTGATCGACCTCGACATCGAAGCCAGGGGCGATTTGCACATCGACGCCCATCACACCGTCGAGGATGTCGGCATCACGCTTGGTCAGGCGGTGGCGAAAGCGATCGGCGACAAGAAAGGCATCCGCCGCTACGGCCACGCCTACGTGCCGCTGGACGAGGCGCTGTCGCGGGTGGTGGTAGATTTTTCCGGCCGTCCCGGCCTCGAATACCACCTGCCGTTCACGCGTTCGATGATCGGCGCTTTCGATGTCGACCTGACCCGCGAATTTTTCCAGGGCTTCGTCAACCATGCCCTGGTGACGCTGCATATCGATAACCTGCGCGGCGACAATGCCCACCACCAGTGCGAAACGGTGTTCAAGGCATTCGGCCGCGCCCTGCGCATGGCGGCGGAGCTCGATGCCCGCGCCGCCGGCACGATTCCCTCGACCAAGGGCAGCTTGTAA
- a CDS encoding Nif3-like dinuclear metal center hexameric protein, whose translation MEQQIVDRNELDAFLAQTLNIARFRDYCPNGLQVEGRAGIATIVSGVTASQALIEAAIQTGADAILVHHGYFWRGEDARIVGVKQRRIGSLLAHGINLFAYHLPLDMHPELGNNVQLASRLGLQADGRFGEDDLGWLGRAAAGVDTVGALAGVVEAALGRAPQVIGDPAQALGRIGWCTGAAQNLLGDAIAAGATAYLSGEISEPTVHLARETGVAYLACGHHATERYGVQALGEHLAQRFGIAHYFIDIPNPV comes from the coding sequence ATGGAACAGCAGATAGTGGACAGGAATGAACTCGATGCGTTTTTGGCGCAAACGCTAAATATCGCACGTTTCCGCGATTATTGCCCAAACGGCTTGCAGGTGGAAGGGCGTGCCGGGATCGCCACCATCGTCAGCGGCGTCACCGCCAGCCAAGCCTTGATCGAGGCCGCGATCCAGACCGGCGCCGACGCCATCCTGGTGCACCACGGTTATTTCTGGCGCGGCGAGGATGCCCGTATCGTCGGCGTCAAGCAACGCCGCATCGGCAGTCTGCTGGCGCACGGGATCAACCTGTTCGCCTACCACCTGCCGCTGGACATGCATCCTGAACTGGGCAATAACGTCCAACTGGCAAGCCGGCTGGGATTGCAAGCCGATGGCCGTTTCGGCGAAGACGATCTCGGCTGGCTGGGCCGCGCCGCAGCAGGCGTGGATACTGTCGGCGCGCTGGCGGGCGTGGTCGAAGCCGCGTTGGGGCGCGCGCCGCAAGTCATTGGTGACCCCGCGCAAGCACTCGGCCGTATCGGCTGGTGCACCGGCGCCGCGCAGAACTTGCTGGGCGATGCCATTGCCGCCGGCGCCACTGCCTACCTGAGCGGCGAGATTTCCGAGCCGACCGTGCATCTGGCGCGCGAAACCGGTGTGGCGTACCTTGCCTGCGGCCACCATGCTACCGAACGCTATGGCGTGCAGGCACTGGGAGAACACCTGGCGCAACGCTTTGGCATCGCCCACTATTTCATCGACATCCCCAACCCGGTGTAA
- the hisI gene encoding phosphoribosyl-AMP cyclohydrolase, giving the protein MSANDKWLNHVKWDEHGLVPVIAQEVGSNDVLMFAWMNRDALARTVELGEAVYWSRSRKKLWHKGEESGHTQKVHEIRLDCDQDVVLLKVTQAGSIACHTGRHSCFFEKLEGGGEWRAVEPVLKDPDSIYK; this is encoded by the coding sequence ATGAGCGCCAACGACAAGTGGCTGAACCATGTCAAGTGGGACGAACATGGGCTGGTGCCGGTGATCGCCCAGGAAGTCGGCAGCAATGACGTGCTGATGTTTGCCTGGATGAATCGCGATGCCCTGGCCAGGACGGTCGAGCTGGGCGAGGCGGTGTACTGGAGCCGTTCGCGCAAGAAGCTGTGGCACAAGGGCGAGGAATCCGGCCACACCCAGAAAGTCCATGAAATCCGCCTCGATTGCGACCAGGACGTGGTGCTGCTGAAGGTGACGCAAGCCGGCAGCATCGCCTGCCATACCGGCCGCCATTCCTGTTTCTTTGAAAAGCTCGAAGGCGGCGGCGAATGGCGCGCGGTCGAGCCGGTCCTGAAAGATCCGGACAGTATCTACAAGTGA
- the tatA gene encoding Sec-independent protein translocase subunit TatA has translation MGSLSIWHWLIVLVVVMLIFGTKKLGNMGGDLGKAVKGFKDGVKGEEDKPAAPAAQVADKATIDVEAREKNKV, from the coding sequence ATGGGTTCATTGAGCATTTGGCACTGGCTGATCGTCCTGGTGGTCGTCATGCTGATTTTCGGCACGAAAAAACTGGGAAATATGGGGGGCGACCTGGGCAAGGCCGTCAAGGGTTTCAAGGATGGCGTCAAGGGCGAGGAAGACAAGCCCGCTGCGCCGGCGGCGCAAGTTGCCGACAAGGCCACCATCGACGTTGAAGCACGGGAAAAGAACAAGGTTTAA
- the tatB gene encoding Sec-independent protein translocase protein TatB: MIDIGLTKIALIGVVALVVIGPEKLPRVARLAGTLFGRAQRYMSQVKAEVGREIELDELRKMQQEMRDAASEVQQDLEETGRTIHAAVSEAADAALEVSPFGAPTPERLAEKARNFRKKKLLRSSAIPSWYKRQSGHRTRVVSAAARVAKYRPASAGGKSSAFFH, from the coding sequence ATGATCGATATCGGACTGACCAAGATTGCCCTGATCGGCGTGGTGGCGTTGGTGGTGATCGGCCCGGAGAAACTGCCGCGGGTGGCGCGCCTGGCCGGCACCCTGTTCGGTCGCGCGCAGCGCTACATGAGCCAGGTCAAGGCCGAAGTCGGCCGTGAAATAGAACTGGACGAGTTGCGCAAGATGCAGCAGGAAATGCGGGACGCTGCCAGCGAGGTCCAGCAAGACCTCGAGGAAACCGGGCGCACCATCCATGCCGCCGTGAGCGAGGCGGCCGACGCCGCGCTGGAGGTTTCCCCGTTCGGCGCGCCGACACCGGAACGCCTGGCGGAAAAAGCCAGGAATTTTCGCAAGAAAAAGCTACTCCGTTCTTCCGCCATTCCATCCTGGTACAAGCGGCAAAGTGGTCACAGGACGCGCGTCGTGTCGGCTGCCGCGCGCGTCGCGAAGTATCGGCCAGCATCTGCCGGCGGCAAATCCTCCGCCTTTTTCCACTGA
- a CDS encoding phosphoribosyl-ATP diphosphatase gives MSETLSRLAAVIESRKLANGGDPDQSYVSRLFSKGDDAILKKIGEEATETVMAAKDVRAGAEPSKLLYECADLWFHSMIMLAQFNLTPQDVLEELARREGISGIEEKANRKLQAREHDERQD, from the coding sequence ATGAGTGAAACTTTGAGCCGCCTGGCGGCCGTGATCGAATCGCGCAAGCTGGCCAATGGCGGCGATCCTGACCAATCTTATGTGTCGCGCCTGTTTTCCAAGGGTGACGATGCGATCCTGAAAAAAATCGGCGAAGAAGCCACGGAAACCGTGATGGCGGCCAAGGATGTGCGCGCCGGCGCCGAGCCGTCCAAGCTGCTGTACGAATGCGCCGACCTGTGGTTCCATTCGATGATCATGCTGGCGCAGTTCAATTTGACGCCGCAGGATGTGCTGGAAGAGCTGGCGCGTCGCGAAGGCATTTCCGGCATCGAGGAAAAGGCCAACCGCAAACTGCAGGCGCGCGAACACGACGAACGCCAGGATTGA
- a CDS encoding Do family serine endopeptidase, translating into MRRHWLLFAQTVTIGLAIWFIVASLKPEWAGRMLGGTENVRLNWSTVPVQEAPANLVAMQGSYREAAKRAMPSVVNIYTSKASRQRNPMLDDPNFRRFFGDRLDEQDEKQFSLGSGVIVSTQGYILTNNHVIEAADEIEVALADGRKAVGKVVGADAETDLAVIKINLENLPSITLGRVEQSKVGDVVLAIGNPFGVGQTVTMGIVSALGRSHLGINTFENFIQTDAAINPGNSGGALIDANGNLLGINTAIYSRSGGSLGIGFAIPVSTVKTVMDSIISTGQVVRGWIGVEPQDITPELAESFGLGQKTGAIIAGVLRDGPADRAGMRPGDILIAVDGQTVNDTTEMLNLIAQLRPGKTARITVLRKHQQASLDVVIGKRPLIRREQRE; encoded by the coding sequence ATGCGACGTCATTGGTTATTGTTTGCGCAAACCGTTACCATCGGTTTGGCCATCTGGTTCATTGTAGCGAGCCTCAAGCCCGAATGGGCAGGCCGCATGCTGGGGGGCACCGAGAATGTGCGCCTGAACTGGTCGACCGTGCCGGTGCAGGAAGCGCCCGCAAATCTTGTCGCCATGCAGGGCTCCTATCGCGAGGCGGCCAAGCGGGCCATGCCCTCGGTGGTCAACATCTACACTTCCAAGGCTTCGCGCCAGCGCAACCCGATGCTGGACGACCCGAATTTCCGCCGGTTTTTTGGCGATCGCCTGGACGAGCAGGATGAAAAGCAATTCAGCCTTGGCTCCGGCGTCATCGTCAGCACCCAGGGCTATATCCTGACCAACAACCATGTGATTGAAGCGGCCGACGAGATCGAGGTGGCGCTGGCCGATGGCCGCAAGGCGGTGGGCAAAGTGGTCGGTGCCGATGCGGAAACCGATCTGGCGGTGATCAAGATCAATCTGGAAAACTTGCCGTCGATCACTCTGGGCCGGGTCGAACAATCGAAAGTCGGCGATGTGGTGCTGGCCATCGGCAACCCTTTTGGCGTTGGCCAGACCGTCACCATGGGCATCGTTTCGGCGCTGGGACGCAGCCACCTGGGCATCAACACCTTTGAAAACTTCATCCAGACGGATGCCGCCATCAATCCCGGCAATTCCGGCGGCGCCCTGATCGATGCCAACGGCAACCTGCTGGGTATCAATACCGCGATCTATTCGCGCTCGGGCGGCTCTCTGGGCATCGGCTTCGCCATCCCGGTCAGTACAGTGAAGACCGTGATGGATTCCATCATCAGCACCGGCCAGGTGGTGCGCGGCTGGATCGGCGTCGAGCCGCAGGATATTACGCCGGAACTCGCCGAAAGCTTTGGTCTGGGGCAAAAAACCGGCGCCATCATCGCCGGCGTGCTGCGCGACGGCCCGGCCGACCGCGCCGGCATGCGGCCGGGCGATATCCTGATTGCGGTGGATGGCCAGACTGTCAACGACACCACTGAAATGCTGAACCTGATCGCCCAGCTGCGGCCCGGCAAAACAGCCCGCATCACCGTCCTGCGCAAGCACCAGCAGGCCAGCCTGGATGTGGTGATCGGCAAGCGACCGCTGATCCGGCGCGAGCAACGGGAATAA